The following proteins are co-located in the Melanotaenia boesemani isolate fMelBoe1 chromosome 5, fMelBoe1.pri, whole genome shotgun sequence genome:
- the LOC121639751 gene encoding tripartite motif-containing protein 16-like, protein MDSERISCSICLDLVKDPVTIPCGHSYCMNCIKTHWDEEDQKGIHSCPQCRKTFIPRPVLEKNILLAELVEELKKTGLQAAPADHCYAGPEDVACDVCTGRKLKAIKSCLVCRASYCEKHLQPHYEAPPLQKHKLAEPSKNLQQLICSRHDEVMKIFCRTDQQSICYLCLMDEHKGHETVSAAAERAEKQKELEVSRQEIQQRIQDGEKDVKLLQQEVEAINGSADKAVEDSEKIFTELIRLIQKRSSDVKQQIRSQQETEVSRVKELQEKLEQEITELKRKDGELEQLSHTEDHNQFLHNYPSLSALSESTHSSSINIRPLRYFEDVTAAVSETRDKLQDILTEKWTNISLAVTDVDVLLSEPEPKSRDGFLKYSTEITLDPNTANTHLLLSEGNRKVTTMNQQQFYSSHPDRFIDLLQVLSRESLTGRCYWEVEWRGKFVYVAVAYKNISRSGKLDKCAFGRNNKSWSLYCKTNIYTFYHNKVQTPVSGPPSSRIGVYLDHRAGILSSYSICETMTLLHRVQTTFTQPLYAGLWLRLETTAEFIK, encoded by the coding sequence ATGGATTCAGAAAGAATCTCttgttccatctgtctggatctagtgaaggatccggtgactattccctgtggacacagctactgtatgaactgtattaaaacccactgggatGAAGAGGATCAGAAGGGAATCCACAGCtgtcctcagtgcaggaaaACATTCATACCGAGGCCTGTCCTGGAGAAAAATATCCTGTTAGCAGAGTTagtggaggagctgaagaagactggactccaagctgctccagctgatcactgctatgctggacctgaagatgtggcctgtgatGTCTGCACTGGGAGGAAGCTGAAAGCCATCAAGTCCTGTCTTGTCTGTCGAGCCTCTTACTGTGAGAAACATCTTCAACCTCATTATGAAGCTCCACCAttacagaaacacaagctgGCGGAGCCCTCCAAGAATCTCCAGCAGCTCATCTGTTCTcgtcatgatgaggtgatgaagatttTCTGTCGTACTGATCAGCAGAGTATCTGTTATCTCTGCTTAATGGATGAACATAAAGGTCATGAAAcagtctcagctgcagcagaaagagctgagaagcagaaggagctggaggtgagtcgacaagaaatccagcagagaatccaggacggagagaaagatgtgaagctgcttcaacaggaggtggaggccatcaatGGCTCCGCTGATAAAgcagtggaggacagtgagaagatcttcactgagctgatccgtctcatccagaaaagaagctctgatgtgaagcagcagatcagatcccagcaggaaactgaagtgagtcgagtcaaagagcttcaggagaagctggagcaggagatcactgagctgaagaggaaagacggcgagctggagcagctctcacacacagaggatcacaaccagtttctacacaactacccctcactgtcagcactcagtgagtctacacactcatccagcatcaatatTCGTCCTCTCAgatactttgaggatgtgacagcagctgtgtcagagaccagagataaactacaggacatcctgacagagaaatggacaaacatctcactgGCAGTCACTGATGTGGACGTTTTActgtctgaaccagaaccaaagagcaGAGATGGATTCCTAAAATATTCAACAgaaatcacactggatccaaacacagcaaacacacatctGTTGTTATCGGAGGGAAACAGAAAAGTAACAACAATGAATCAACAACAGTTTTATTCtagtcatccagacagattcatTGATTTGCTTCAGGTCCTGAGCAGAGAGAGTCTGACTGGACGTTGTTACTGGGAAGTGGAGTGGAGAGGAAAGTTTGTCTATGTAGCAGTCGCCTACAAGAACATCAGCAGATCAGGAAAGTTAGATAAATGTGCTTTTGGACGGAACAACAAATCTTGGTCATTatattgtaaaacaaacatttacacattttatcaCAACAAAGTCCAAACTCCAGTCTCAGGTCCTCCTTCCTCCAGAATAGGAGTGTATCTGGACCACAGAGCAGGTATTCTGTCTTCCTACAGCATCTGTGAAACCAtgactctcctccacagagtccagaccacattcactcagccgCTCTATGCTGGACTCTGGTTAAGATTAGAAACAACTGCTGAGTTCATTAAATAG